Proteins co-encoded in one Stomoxys calcitrans chromosome 5, idStoCalc2.1, whole genome shotgun sequence genomic window:
- the LOC106092805 gene encoding dynein axonemal assembly factor 3 homolog, with amino-acid sequence MFWGLSEALDLFQEYIGKSNYQVENENLSPDSKNQDITTEINILLFGLNDPRHILATMANMYSHRAKGINPVINFYLVDGCIEIVARNIALLAIALENPKVMNIRSKTHLFMDIYGNTLVRAFSHQYVSAKSKSLIKTITDSQCLEKKAPFLNIDGLKYRERDGVENALNFWSSKEGNIFNIKQYWNERVKKLLGTRYDYREGQFDWDLNMVLKDRKGSQICSQEYRYWRETGVAFTFPEFEYNVPNKTLAAGLVRNGKKYLHRGYIGDIQTGPYAAFGLTTSDQRMLKSMHGQNDYRSTDITERNILQIFHELATQMPYDHNLSQSRKYGSIRLQMGKGLTNCEEDVENLLQDYNEPWIKIEGVKINFLSSDEILSLQDSNSRWANFFDVIFVAHNYFSFLKDSFIDVLRSPSILIMETRLLTTERKSAVDKFEEELFQFAERTHLKPCINYDTINSKRSILKFQKI; translated from the exons atgttttggggACTAAGCGAAGCATTGGATTTATTTCAGGAATATATTGGCAAGTCAAATTATCAGGTCGAAAACGAAAATTTATCTCCtgactcaaaaaatcaagatattACAACAGAAATTAACATTTTGTTGTTTGGCTTAAATGACCCACGGCATATACTAGCCACTATGGCCAACATGTACTCACACAGAGCGAAAGGAATTAACCCTGTTATAAATTTCTACTTGGTCGATGGATGTATCGAAATTGTGGCTCGAAATATTGCTCTACTGGCTATTGCGCTGGAGAATCCTAAGGTTATGAATATTCGCAGCAAGACCCATTTATTCATGGACATCTATGGTAATACCTTAGTTCGAGCATTTTCACATCAATACGTTTCAGCTAAGTCAAAGTCTTTGATAAAAACGATTACCGATAGCCAATGCTTAGAGAAAAAAGCACCATTCCTAAATATTGATGGCTTAAAATACCGTGAACGTGATGGCGTGGAAAACGCTCTGAATTTCTGGTCATCGAAAGaaggaaatattttcaatataaaGCAGTATTGGAAcgaaagggtaaaaaaactaTTGGGGACACGATATGACTACAGGGAAGGCCAATTCGATTGGGACCTCAACATGGTTTTGAAAGACAGAAAAGGATCCCAAATATGCTCACAG gAATACAGATACTGGAGAGAAACTGGAGTTGCTTTTACTTTTCCAGAATTCGAGTACAACGTGCCAAACAAGACGCTAGCCGCCGGTTTAGTACGGAACGGCAAAAAATATTTGCACCGTGGTTACATAGGCGATATCCAGACTGGCCCGTATGCAGCCTTCGGTTTAACAACGTCCGATCAACGTATGCTTAAATCAATGCATGGACAAAACGATTATCGTTCAACGGACATTACAGAACGtaatattttgcaaatatttcacGAGCTGGCAACACAGATGCCCTATGATCACAATCTCAGTCAGTCACGAAAATATGGTTCCATTCGTCTTCAAATGGGAAAAGGTCTAACTAACTGCGAGGAGGATGTGGAGAACTTGCTGCAGGACTACAATGAGCCGTGGATAAAGATAGAAGGAGTCAAAATAAACTTTCTTTCAAGTGATGAAATTCTTTCTTTGCAAGATAGCAACAGTCGTTGGGCGAATTTCTTTGATGTCATCTTTGTCGCACacaattatttttcatttttgaaaGATTCATTTATTGATGTCCTGCGCTCTCCTTCAATATTGATTATGGAGACAAGACTATTGACCACTGAGAGGAAAAGTGCTGTTGACAAATTTGAAGAGGAATTGTTTCAGTTCGCAGAGAGGACACATTTGAAGCCATGTATAAACTATGACACAATCAACTCGAAACGGTCAATTTTGaagtttcagaaaatttaa